From a single Natronorubrum tibetense GA33 genomic region:
- a CDS encoding RNA-guided endonuclease InsQ/TnpB family protein, with product MEYRRTAVIKLDTPEGADPLLRETVEQFKHCANTASEWCWHGRRQIPEESGRQPETPRVSGDDDGYHVTSKAKAERALYDQLRDETNLTANLVQKGIRRAVEAVKSGVERLKRGESTSQPYFSADSAVYDKRSATFHRDHVSLSTVGGRVECDYTLPDDSETPPTKYVSDEDFEFRMAHLQYRDGDWYLHASMRKVEADEESSESESKHRTVLGVDLGVNNFAVASTGRFWSADEFNHWRREYEKRRGSLQQCGSRHAHENIEAVGQKEYGRFEIYLHTVANELIKEAVENDCSYLVFEDLTHIRENILEATWQHVWAFRRLYEYVEYKAEEHGVEAVQVDPRNTSKRCSTCGFTYDDNRSDESFECQQSGYENHADYNASKNIGLQYLRRRQNAGDGGAPVDVRLNRGTLNVSGEYVPPASTEA from the coding sequence GTGGAGTACCGTCGTACCGCCGTCATCAAACTCGACACGCCCGAAGGAGCCGACCCGCTCCTCCGAGAGACTGTCGAGCAGTTCAAACACTGCGCCAACACCGCAAGCGAGTGGTGCTGGCACGGGCGTCGCCAGATTCCAGAGGAATCTGGCCGCCAACCAGAAACGCCGCGCGTTTCTGGTGACGACGACGGATACCACGTCACTTCCAAAGCCAAAGCCGAACGCGCCCTCTACGACCAACTCCGCGACGAAACCAACCTCACCGCGAATCTCGTCCAGAAAGGGATTCGCAGAGCGGTCGAAGCCGTCAAAAGCGGAGTCGAACGACTCAAACGTGGAGAAAGCACATCACAACCGTACTTTTCTGCCGATAGCGCGGTGTACGACAAGCGGAGTGCGACCTTCCACCGCGACCACGTTTCCCTCTCGACTGTTGGCGGGCGCGTTGAGTGTGACTACACCCTCCCCGACGACTCGGAGACACCGCCGACCAAGTACGTTTCCGACGAGGATTTTGAGTTTCGGATGGCCCACTTACAGTACCGCGACGGTGACTGGTATCTCCATGCTTCGATGCGGAAAGTCGAAGCAGACGAAGAATCGTCTGAATCCGAGTCCAAGCACAGAACAGTCCTTGGTGTGGATTTGGGCGTGAACAACTTCGCCGTCGCTTCGACGGGGCGATTCTGGTCGGCAGACGAGTTCAACCACTGGCGTCGAGAATACGAGAAACGGCGTGGCTCGCTTCAGCAGTGTGGTTCTCGCCATGCCCATGAAAACATTGAGGCAGTCGGTCAGAAAGAGTACGGGCGGTTCGAGATATACCTGCATACGGTGGCGAACGAACTTATCAAGGAGGCCGTTGAGAACGACTGTTCGTACCTCGTGTTCGAGGACTTGACCCACATTCGGGAGAACATTCTCGAGGCGACGTGGCAACACGTCTGGGCGTTCCGACGCCTCTACGAGTACGTCGAATACAAGGCGGAAGAACACGGTGTCGAAGCCGTGCAGGTTGACCCTCGAAATACGTCGAAACGTTGCTCGACGTGTGGGTTTACCTACGACGACAACCGATCGGACGAATCGTTCGAGTGTCAGCAGTCCGGATACGAGAACCACGCTGACTACAACGCTTCCAAGAATATCGGTTTGCAGTATCTCCGTCGCAGGCAAAACGCAGGCGACGGAGGCGCACCCGTAGATGTGCGCTTAAATCGCGGGACGCTGAACGTGAGTGGGGAGTACGTTCCCCCTGCCTCTACCGAGGCATAG
- a CDS encoding type II/IV secretion system ATPase subunit produces MSQDGFANALRSVLDELGLGSLLGGGEPTGACTCSTSFENELLVVDASDCDGDLASAPACRRTVVDALTGREATGILTRSSGIERQYGDRGVELLGAAGRFVELLGERDERLAEAAARNPLEVAAELETQIGPVADIAVESGLTDAAIGIDGYDSVLTSTVGLTIGHYFVDQRIDDGARLEDVKTLETGSEARVYTRSDGVPLYVLDVVDRTLSETEREHLIEGYEAIAEGYVEGDRAASRAIEYATDEPADPLLTRVLSKHTSGYGILEDLFADERVTDIYVTSPVAQNPIRLVVDGESMTTNVHLTVDGARALASRVRRTSGRAFSRANPTVDAMAALENGTSVRVAGVTDPVAEGVAFAFREGADDKFTLPGLVANGTMPAEVAAFLSVAIERNAAALIAGTRGSGKTTLLGTLLYELTPDTRTVLIEDTPELPVDPLQSVDRDVQALRTGTGDGPEISPEQALKTALRLGDGALVVGEIRGEEARVLYEAMRVGANANAVLGTIHGDGADDVYERVVSDLKVEPSSFGATDLVVTVQAYRTPNGRDRRVARIEEVITSGDDIWFEPLYELDDDGRTVSSGRIDRGESRIVDRLTGPAEEYASVRQAISERTELLDRLAADGRTSPREVAAAYADRGRE; encoded by the coding sequence ATGTCACAGGATGGGTTCGCGAACGCCCTTCGATCCGTGCTCGACGAACTCGGGCTCGGATCGCTGCTCGGAGGTGGCGAGCCGACGGGGGCGTGTACGTGCAGTACCTCCTTCGAAAACGAGTTGTTGGTGGTCGACGCGAGCGACTGCGACGGCGACCTCGCGAGCGCACCGGCGTGTCGACGGACGGTCGTCGACGCGCTCACCGGCCGTGAGGCGACGGGCATCCTCACCAGATCGAGCGGGATCGAACGACAGTACGGTGATCGGGGCGTCGAACTGCTCGGCGCGGCCGGTCGCTTCGTCGAACTGCTCGGCGAGCGGGACGAGCGACTCGCCGAGGCCGCCGCGCGCAACCCGCTCGAGGTCGCTGCGGAACTCGAGACCCAGATCGGACCGGTCGCGGACATCGCCGTCGAGTCCGGACTCACCGACGCCGCAATCGGAATCGACGGCTACGACTCGGTGCTGACCTCGACCGTCGGACTCACCATCGGACACTATTTCGTCGACCAGCGGATCGACGACGGCGCGCGTCTCGAGGACGTCAAGACACTCGAGACCGGGAGCGAAGCGCGGGTCTACACGCGGTCGGACGGCGTCCCGCTGTACGTCCTCGACGTCGTCGACAGAACGCTCTCCGAAACGGAACGAGAGCACCTCATCGAGGGCTACGAGGCCATCGCTGAGGGGTACGTCGAGGGCGATCGGGCAGCCTCGCGTGCGATCGAGTACGCGACCGACGAGCCGGCCGATCCGTTGCTGACGAGGGTGCTCTCGAAACACACGAGCGGCTACGGCATCCTCGAGGACCTGTTCGCGGACGAGCGGGTGACGGATATCTACGTGACATCGCCGGTCGCCCAGAACCCCATTCGACTGGTCGTCGACGGAGAGTCGATGACGACGAATGTCCACCTGACGGTCGACGGCGCGCGGGCACTCGCGTCACGCGTCCGTCGAACCAGCGGACGGGCGTTCTCGCGAGCGAACCCGACGGTTGACGCGATGGCCGCCCTCGAGAACGGAACCAGCGTCCGCGTCGCCGGCGTCACCGACCCGGTTGCGGAGGGAGTCGCCTTCGCCTTCCGCGAGGGGGCCGATGACAAGTTCACGCTCCCCGGTCTCGTCGCAAACGGCACGATGCCGGCCGAGGTTGCCGCCTTTCTCTCGGTCGCCATCGAACGCAACGCGGCCGCACTGATCGCCGGTACCCGAGGGTCGGGGAAGACGACCCTTCTCGGAACCTTGCTGTACGAACTGACGCCGGACACCCGAACCGTGCTGATCGAAGACACGCCCGAACTCCCGGTCGATCCGCTCCAGTCGGTCGATCGAGACGTCCAGGCCCTCCGGACGGGCACCGGTGATGGGCCCGAAATATCGCCCGAGCAGGCGCTCAAGACGGCACTCCGACTCGGAGACGGTGCCCTCGTCGTCGGTGAGATCCGGGGCGAGGAGGCCCGCGTGCTCTACGAGGCGATGCGGGTCGGTGCGAACGCGAACGCCGTGCTCGGGACGATCCACGGCGACGGGGCCGATGACGTCTACGAACGCGTTGTCTCCGACCTCAAGGTCGAACCCTCCTCGTTCGGCGCGACGGATCTCGTCGTGACCGTCCAGGCGTACCGGACGCCGAACGGCCGCGACCGTCGCGTCGCCAGAATCGAGGAGGTCATCACCAGCGGCGACGACATCTGGTTCGAGCCGCTGTACGAACTCGACGACGACGGACGAACCGTCTCGAGCGGGCGGATCGACCGCGGTGAGAGCCGAATTGTCGATCGACTCACTGGTCCGGCCGAGGAGTACGCATCGGTTCGGCAGGCGATTTCGGAGCGGACGGAGTTACTCGACCGACTCGCCGCCGACGGACGGACGAGTCCGCGCGAAGTAGCCGCAGCGTACGCCGACCGGGGGAGGGAGTGA
- a CDS encoding DUF7311 family protein, giving the protein MIRYVLAVILAIALLAISIPAIDKGATMNSERQVDASLAEIDDEATSLIENEETTPDGHPDPQRVVEVTLPRSTLTSEGVDHFELVPHENGSYTHARYVLEDGTTREEVISEKIVWNDPDGTEPTELGGTGDQRLALVLLEDENGEATIVSRHV; this is encoded by the coding sequence GTGATCCGATACGTTCTCGCCGTCATACTGGCGATCGCACTCCTCGCCATTTCGATCCCCGCTATCGACAAGGGAGCGACGATGAACAGCGAGCGACAGGTCGATGCGAGTCTGGCAGAGATCGACGACGAGGCGACCTCGCTGATCGAAAACGAGGAGACGACCCCCGACGGCCACCCCGATCCCCAGCGCGTCGTCGAGGTGACGCTCCCGCGGAGCACGCTGACCAGCGAGGGAGTCGACCACTTCGAACTGGTACCCCACGAGAACGGGAGCTACACCCACGCCCGATACGTTCTCGAGGACGGCACCACGCGAGAGGAGGTCATCAGCGAGAAAATCGTCTGGAACGATCCCGACGGGACCGAACCGACCGAGTTGGGTGGGACCGGCGACCAACGCCTCGCGCTCGTGTTGCTGGAAGACGAGAACGGAGAGGCGACAATCGTCTCCCGGCATGTATAA
- a CDS encoding prefoldin subunit gives MSDIDRIDQRLSAVERAVVDGDVELDRVADLAAVIEDVERLETRLEEHERRLAELEGTVDAVHGLVGNVETVNEDVERQADAAIAAVDRLEYRIDELERSLAKRERQGDGRELDDGTGGQAGTVAPALETAGGDEQPSRSGHMSGTSANESGSTGLVARERSATDAPLGESSNVEATAETLLEPPADEVEADDGDGASSGGLAVQEAIERRLSGSDDAADGSGSVGASSSDSAFGSDDDQSAESSDDEGDESSGLFTSLRAKLS, from the coding sequence ATGAGCGATATCGATCGTATCGATCAGCGACTGTCCGCGGTCGAGCGCGCGGTCGTCGACGGCGATGTCGAACTCGACCGGGTCGCCGATCTCGCCGCGGTCATCGAGGACGTCGAACGCCTCGAGACCAGACTCGAGGAACACGAGCGGCGACTCGCGGAGCTGGAGGGCACCGTCGACGCGGTCCACGGTCTCGTCGGAAACGTCGAGACGGTCAACGAGGACGTCGAGCGCCAGGCCGACGCGGCTATCGCCGCCGTCGATCGGCTCGAGTATCGAATCGACGAACTCGAGCGGTCACTCGCGAAGCGGGAGCGACAGGGTGACGGTCGAGAGCTCGACGACGGTACCGGTGGCCAGGCGGGAACGGTGGCACCTGCGCTGGAGACCGCTGGTGGCGACGAGCAGCCGTCCAGATCGGGACACATGTCGGGAACCAGCGCGAACGAGTCCGGCTCGACAGGTCTCGTGGCGAGGGAGCGGTCGGCGACCGACGCTCCGTTGGGAGAGTCCAGCAACGTGGAAGCGACGGCTGAAACGCTCCTCGAGCCACCGGCGGACGAGGTGGAAGCGGACGACGGTGACGGCGCTTCGTCCGGCGGACTCGCCGTCCAAGAGGCGATCGAGCGGCGGCTGTCCGGATCGGACGACGCGGCCGATGGGTCCGGTTCAGTTGGAGCGTCCAGTTCGGATAGCGCATTCGGCTCGGACGACGACCAATCGGCTGAGTCGTCGGACGACGAAGGCGACGAATCGAGCGGTCTATTCACCTCACTCCGCGCTAAACTCTCGTGA
- a CDS encoding ATP-binding protein, whose translation MSFVIGRDNDLEDGPVGRLGAYRARDGSEGATLHLDFDGPHAMLIVGKRGYGKSYTMGVLAEGLARADGVAPVIVDPMGVFDTLAESTPGAGVPATVIDEPAVTPTSLDPSSWCVLLGLSPESGAGGLVWQAAQAASTLEEMKAHVEATDAPVADKRAASNHLRLADAWEVFDPDGIDADELGSSEATIVDVSGLESAPMNAVCRGVAEALYRARVTETIDRLPWLLLDEAHTFFDGVAEPALRTILTRGRAPGVSLVSATQRPSAVPEVGISQSDVLISHRLTSQADLDALQAAQPTYMNFSLSDADRLPEAPGEVVIVDDATETIHSAQVRPRDTPHGGDSPRASDVVADN comes from the coding sequence GTGAGTTTCGTAATCGGACGCGATAACGACCTCGAGGACGGGCCCGTCGGACGGTTGGGTGCCTACCGGGCTCGAGACGGAAGCGAGGGGGCGACGCTGCATCTCGACTTCGACGGCCCGCACGCGATGTTGATCGTGGGCAAGCGCGGCTACGGGAAGTCCTACACGATGGGCGTCCTCGCGGAAGGGCTCGCTCGAGCCGACGGCGTCGCACCGGTGATCGTCGATCCCATGGGCGTCTTCGACACGCTCGCGGAGTCGACCCCCGGTGCGGGCGTCCCCGCGACGGTAATCGACGAGCCGGCCGTCACGCCGACCTCGCTCGATCCCAGTTCGTGGTGTGTACTGCTTGGACTCTCACCGGAGAGTGGTGCGGGTGGACTCGTCTGGCAGGCCGCACAGGCGGCGTCGACGCTCGAGGAGATGAAAGCCCACGTCGAAGCGACCGACGCGCCGGTCGCCGACAAACGAGCGGCGAGCAACCACCTCCGACTCGCCGACGCGTGGGAGGTCTTCGACCCCGACGGGATCGATGCCGACGAACTCGGCAGTTCCGAGGCGACGATCGTCGACGTCTCGGGACTCGAGTCCGCGCCGATGAACGCCGTCTGCCGCGGTGTCGCGGAAGCGCTGTATCGTGCGCGCGTTACCGAGACGATCGATCGGCTCCCGTGGCTGCTCCTCGACGAGGCCCACACGTTTTTTGACGGCGTGGCGGAACCGGCCCTCCGGACGATTCTGACTCGCGGGCGCGCCCCCGGCGTGAGTCTCGTCTCGGCGACCCAGCGGCCGAGTGCCGTCCCCGAAGTCGGGATCTCCCAGTCGGACGTCCTGATCTCCCACCGGCTGACCTCCCAGGCGGACCTCGACGCCCTCCAGGCCGCCCAGCCGACGTACATGAACTTCTCGCTGTCGGACGCGGACCGACTCCCGGAGGCCCCTGGCGAGGTCGTCATCGTCGACGACGCGACGGAGACGATCCACTCGGCGCAGGTCCGTCCGCGCGACACCCCACACGGCGGTGACAGTCCGCGAGCGAGTGACGTCGTCGCGGACAACTGA
- a CDS encoding DUF7382 domain-containing protein, producing MLPDTLLSDRSDGLDRSDRSNRSRSSFARDDRAIEGLPIRLVIALVVGVAALALMLNMLGGIGDVGDTEVTVDIPDSDHQMIPPETDGEIEVHVIDEDGGTVEDATVIVTAGSAQLSEPVDAETNSGTNVAEIDFDEEPDLRSDQDIGTLELDVIPPADSNYIDEQPNPEIRVAQGADDPS from the coding sequence ATGCTACCGGACACCCTGTTGTCGGACCGCTCCGACGGGTTGGATCGGTCCGACCGGTCGAACCGTTCTCGCTCGTCGTTCGCTCGAGACGACCGGGCAATCGAGGGCCTGCCGATCCGACTCGTGATCGCGCTGGTCGTCGGTGTGGCGGCGCTCGCGTTGATGTTGAATATGCTCGGTGGGATTGGTGACGTTGGGGATACTGAGGTGACCGTTGATATCCCTGATTCGGATCATCAAATGATTCCACCAGAAACAGACGGTGAAATTGAGGTTCACGTTATTGATGAGGACGGTGGTACCGTTGAAGATGCAACTGTAATCGTGACGGCAGGCTCAGCCCAGCTATCTGAGCCGGTGGATGCTGAAACTAATAGTGGCACAAATGTTGCGGAAATAGACTTTGATGAGGAACCAGATCTTCGCTCAGATCAAGACATCGGGACGTTGGAACTTGATGTAATCCCTCCGGCAGATAGTAACTACATCGACGAACAGCCGAACCCTGAAATTCGTGTTGCACAGGGTGCTGACGATCCTAGCTAA
- a CDS encoding CARDB domain-containing protein: MAELDFDNFWTLTDDYPVLEWQVQDLSTALDDSTVGEGQQTDVTVTLTLDDGSTVTASEVADYDAGGIVDVDSGVVDANQQGTTEIAATVADQSDSVELEVVEPPNIELEESDLDANAVVEGSPLTATATYENDGGPGSHTAELTADGEVVDTQTVSLEADDETEVDFEWTPDGPVGTEDDVSVDGTDLGSVAVVESGTVSLADISVPEEVGSGAPYEFTVELENADDETVVDTVAYELEGQTVITEPVAVDPDGSTATLRYETDVDSGLTVVHGLTVDDESLEETSQVTEPPSFDVTDLETPEDVEPGDEFDVSVTVENTGGVEGTQSVTVSDNDSEVATEELTLEADSSETVSLPVSEDAAGEYEYTVATDDDETAATVTVSAEAGDDGADDSDGSDGLPGFGAAVAAGALAVAMTVAALRRRN; the protein is encoded by the coding sequence ATGGCTGAACTTGACTTCGACAACTTCTGGACGCTCACCGACGACTACCCAGTCCTCGAGTGGCAAGTCCAAGACCTCTCTACCGCCCTCGACGACTCAACGGTCGGCGAAGGCCAGCAGACCGACGTAACGGTCACACTCACGCTCGACGACGGCTCGACGGTCACCGCCTCCGAAGTCGCCGACTACGACGCTGGCGGTATCGTCGACGTCGATAGCGGCGTCGTCGACGCCAATCAGCAGGGTACGACCGAGATCGCGGCCACCGTTGCCGACCAGAGCGACAGTGTCGAACTCGAGGTCGTCGAACCACCGAACATCGAACTCGAGGAGAGCGACCTCGATGCGAACGCCGTCGTCGAAGGAAGCCCGCTCACCGCCACGGCCACCTACGAGAACGACGGCGGACCGGGCAGCCACACCGCCGAGCTGACGGCCGACGGCGAGGTCGTCGATACGCAAACCGTCTCGCTCGAGGCCGACGACGAGACCGAGGTCGACTTCGAGTGGACACCAGATGGTCCCGTCGGAACCGAGGACGACGTCTCGGTCGACGGGACTGACCTCGGTTCGGTCGCGGTCGTCGAATCCGGCACGGTTTCGCTCGCGGATATTTCGGTCCCCGAGGAGGTCGGCTCCGGGGCACCCTACGAGTTCACGGTCGAGCTCGAGAACGCGGACGACGAGACGGTGGTCGATACGGTCGCGTACGAACTCGAGGGCCAGACCGTCATCACGGAACCGGTCGCCGTCGACCCGGACGGCTCGACTGCGACCCTCCGCTACGAGACGGATGTCGATAGCGGACTCACCGTCGTACACGGGTTGACGGTGGACGACGAGTCGCTCGAAGAGACGAGCCAGGTCACCGAACCGCCGTCGTTCGATGTCACTGACCTCGAGACGCCCGAGGATGTCGAACCCGGCGACGAGTTCGATGTTTCGGTGACCGTCGAGAACACCGGCGGCGTCGAGGGGACGCAGTCGGTCACCGTCTCGGACAACGACAGCGAAGTCGCGACCGAAGAACTGACGCTCGAGGCAGACTCGAGCGAGACCGTCTCACTGCCTGTCTCTGAGGACGCAGCGGGCGAGTACGAGTACACGGTCGCGACCGACGACGACGAGACGGCCGCCACGGTCACGGTCTCGGCGGAGGCCGGTGACGACGGTGCTGACGACTCGGACGGTTCGGACGGGCTGCCCGGATTCGGGGCGGCCGTCGCGGCTGGTGCACTCGCGGTTGCGATGACAGTTGCGGCACTGCGACGCCGAAACTAG
- a CDS encoding TrkA C-terminal domain-containing protein, whose translation MTIVLGLEAVTAVYPLQTGGEFGGGTTLEWTQTALLGILGYGLLAGVGALVVAFGYRALTVRELPIGPAVLVGTALPAGWLTVEAIRHGEVVADSPLVHYTSGTFLLGVLFVGCVTAFGGHRLGDHLACGVYGITPIETSGPVATLVQSAGLASVVQLPASIDDAEGYPPVDDDRKRALADREFLFPSGLSIPERRSRLESRIESDFGVGYVRADLTDAGAVTSIAVGDRRVGVSSTLGPDRFAVAIAGDPSPRASAGDPIEVWTAGEDSSRLVTTGTLRASAGSVTTVIVDADDADAFEPDGRYQLTTRPETPSDGRALVSAIRAGDETVTAITIEDDGPLASEFAGWIPGTVLAVDRGEEILSLPADKEPLQPDDTVYVFGTPTELKALATELEPSPAPETRTERTHAAES comes from the coding sequence ATGACGATCGTACTCGGACTTGAGGCGGTTACTGCGGTGTACCCGCTGCAGACCGGTGGGGAGTTCGGCGGAGGCACAACGCTCGAGTGGACGCAAACCGCACTGCTCGGCATACTCGGCTACGGACTGCTGGCGGGCGTCGGAGCGCTCGTGGTCGCGTTTGGCTATCGAGCCCTGACCGTTCGCGAACTCCCGATCGGACCGGCAGTCCTCGTCGGGACCGCCCTGCCGGCGGGCTGGTTGACGGTGGAGGCGATTCGCCACGGCGAGGTCGTCGCTGACTCGCCGCTGGTTCACTACACCTCCGGAACGTTCCTTCTCGGCGTGTTGTTCGTCGGCTGTGTCACCGCGTTCGGGGGTCATCGGCTCGGTGATCACCTCGCCTGTGGCGTCTACGGGATTACGCCGATCGAGACTAGCGGTCCGGTCGCCACGCTCGTCCAGTCGGCCGGCCTCGCGAGCGTCGTGCAGTTGCCTGCCTCGATCGACGACGCCGAAGGCTACCCACCCGTCGACGACGACCGCAAGCGAGCGCTCGCGGATCGGGAGTTCCTGTTCCCGAGCGGACTATCGATCCCGGAGCGTCGGTCCCGACTGGAATCTCGTATCGAGTCGGATTTCGGCGTCGGCTACGTTCGCGCCGACCTCACCGATGCAGGTGCCGTGACATCGATCGCCGTCGGCGACCGACGAGTTGGGGTGAGTTCGACGCTGGGGCCGGACCGGTTCGCCGTCGCGATCGCAGGCGACCCGTCACCGCGAGCGAGTGCCGGCGATCCGATCGAGGTATGGACGGCCGGTGAGGACTCGAGCCGGCTCGTCACGACCGGAACGCTACGGGCGAGTGCCGGATCGGTCACGACCGTGATCGTCGACGCGGACGACGCGGACGCGTTCGAACCGGATGGCCGCTACCAGCTCACGACGCGACCGGAGACGCCGAGTGACGGACGTGCGCTCGTCTCCGCGATCCGGGCTGGTGACGAGACAGTCACGGCGATCACTATCGAGGATGACGGCCCGCTCGCGAGCGAGTTCGCCGGCTGGATTCCTGGGACCGTCCTCGCGGTCGACCGGGGCGAAGAGATCCTCTCGCTGCCGGCTGACAAGGAGCCGCTGCAGCCCGACGACACGGTGTACGTCTTCGGGACGCCGACGGAACTCAAGGCGCTTGCAACCGAACTCGAGCCATCCCCGGCACCGGAGACGCGGACCGAACGGACCCACGCTGCGGAGTCATAG
- a CDS encoding phosphatase PAP2 family protein, with amino-acid sequence MVTTTLEGVFFDESTNETIRSALPETAITFFEYITHLGDGAVLIVLATLLYWFGTESRREQRTLVIAIGLGALAISAGMKGIFVRPRPELSGGYGGYSFPSAHAMGAATFYGALAVVADTGTRLQRYVAAGSIIFLIALSRIVIGVHFVGDVLVGVGIGLVFVAIVFRGKTAEPGSIFVLSGIIAILAFGLGSREFTTMTIGAALGATVSWQYVKSRPAQPRGAAILLLAYLCIPVILAVRALPVFWPDHALLDAVEIVGYAAVTGSILVVPIVAERMNEWPPVEWLQQRLPFSGRTIDFNHAPFASED; translated from the coding sequence ATGGTGACGACGACGCTCGAGGGCGTCTTCTTCGACGAATCGACGAACGAAACGATCAGGAGCGCACTCCCGGAAACCGCGATTACGTTTTTCGAGTACATCACACACCTCGGCGACGGCGCGGTGTTGATCGTCCTCGCGACGCTGCTCTACTGGTTCGGCACCGAATCTCGCCGTGAGCAACGCACGCTCGTAATCGCGATCGGACTCGGTGCGCTCGCGATCAGCGCCGGGATGAAGGGGATATTCGTCCGTCCTCGTCCGGAACTGTCGGGTGGCTACGGTGGGTACAGCTTTCCGAGCGCACACGCGATGGGGGCGGCCACCTTCTACGGCGCGCTCGCAGTGGTCGCAGACACCGGCACGCGACTCCAACGGTACGTTGCCGCTGGCTCGATCATCTTCCTGATCGCGCTCTCGCGGATCGTCATCGGCGTTCATTTCGTCGGCGACGTGCTCGTGGGCGTCGGTATCGGGCTCGTCTTCGTCGCAATCGTGTTCCGCGGCAAAACCGCCGAACCGGGCTCAATATTCGTCCTTTCGGGCATCATCGCGATCCTGGCGTTCGGCCTGGGTTCACGGGAGTTCACGACGATGACGATCGGTGCCGCACTCGGCGCGACCGTCTCCTGGCAGTACGTTAAATCGCGGCCAGCACAGCCTCGTGGTGCGGCAATCTTGCTGTTAGCGTATCTCTGTATCCCGGTGATTCTTGCCGTTCGTGCGCTACCCGTTTTTTGGCCGGATCACGCGCTCCTCGACGCTGTCGAAATTGTCGGCTACGCGGCCGTGACCGGCTCGATATTGGTCGTCCCGATCGTTGCCGAGCGGATGAACGAGTGGCCACCCGTCGAGTGGCTCCAGCAACGGTTGCCGTTCAGCGGCCGAACGATCGATTTCAATCACGCACCGTTCGCATCGGAAGACTGA
- a CDS encoding aminopeptidase, with amino-acid sequence MSELRAAAETAVHQCLALESDESCAIVTDDKREPIGNVLYEVASEVTDETVIVRYPPGETHGSEPPAPVAAAMAGADVVLAPTTKSLSHTRARTEANDAGARVATLPGITEDVFTTGLDADYESIAAHCDDVLEQVAGADEIRVTTPAGTDISFGIGDREWLADTGIVHEPGIMSNLPAGEVFVSPETATGTFVVDGTMRPHGLLEADRQLTFEVEDGLVTHISDDEIHGTVEGAAEAVGDAAYNLAELGIGTNVAVTELVGSVLLDEKAAGTVHIAIGDNAGIGGETEAPIHLDGILREPTVYADGEVVDLPKSER; translated from the coding sequence ATGTCCGAACTCCGTGCAGCCGCCGAGACTGCTGTTCATCAGTGTTTGGCCCTCGAGAGCGACGAATCGTGTGCGATCGTTACCGACGACAAACGCGAGCCGATCGGGAACGTACTGTACGAGGTCGCCAGCGAGGTGACCGACGAGACGGTGATCGTTCGCTATCCGCCGGGAGAGACACACGGCAGTGAGCCGCCTGCACCCGTCGCAGCGGCGATGGCCGGCGCGGATGTCGTGCTCGCACCGACGACGAAGAGTCTGAGCCATACCCGCGCTCGCACCGAGGCCAACGACGCTGGCGCTCGAGTCGCGACGCTTCCGGGGATCACCGAGGACGTTTTCACGACGGGGCTGGACGCCGACTACGAGTCCATCGCGGCTCACTGCGATGACGTGCTCGAGCAGGTCGCCGGCGCGGACGAGATTCGGGTCACGACGCCGGCCGGTACCGACATCAGCTTCGGGATCGGTGACCGGGAGTGGCTCGCAGACACCGGTATCGTCCACGAGCCCGGCATCATGTCGAACCTGCCGGCGGGCGAGGTGTTCGTCAGTCCCGAAACGGCGACCGGGACGTTCGTCGTCGACGGGACGATGCGCCCACACGGGCTGCTCGAGGCGGACCGCCAGCTGACGTTCGAGGTCGAAGACGGTCTCGTCACGCATATTTCGGACGACGAGATTCATGGAACGGTCGAGGGCGCGGCCGAAGCGGTCGGAGATGCGGCGTACAACCTCGCGGAGCTGGGGATCGGGACGAACGTGGCGGTTACCGAACTCGTCGGCTCCGTCTTGCTGGACGAAAAGGCCGCTGGAACCGTCCACATCGCGATCGGTGACAACGCGGGAATCGGCGGCGAGACTGAAGCACCGATCCACCTCGACGGGATCTTGCGGGAGCCGACAGTGTATGCGGATGGGGAGGTCGTAGACCTCCCGAAAAGCGAGCGGTGA